Proteins from one Mycobacterium sp. EPa45 genomic window:
- a CDS encoding DUF302 domain-containing protein — protein MATETRFDGARLRYDSAKSYDELVAALLADIGEQPVPISDIGAAEGDWQSYQERVEKYVGPSGFMLFALLDHGAWITKAGIERRAVRVILGNPLIAITMIRHDVTAALFAPVEVLILDDGDGSSLTYVKPSSLMVVEPNPELRSAAEALDEKLAALAAKVTG, from the coding sequence ATGGCGACCGAGACCCGGTTCGACGGGGCCCGGCTGCGCTACGACAGCGCCAAGAGTTACGACGAACTGGTCGCCGCGCTGCTCGCCGATATCGGCGAGCAGCCGGTGCCGATCAGCGACATCGGGGCTGCCGAGGGCGATTGGCAGTCGTATCAGGAGCGGGTCGAAAAGTACGTCGGACCAAGCGGATTCATGTTGTTCGCATTGCTCGATCACGGTGCGTGGATCACCAAGGCCGGCATCGAGCGCAGGGCCGTGCGGGTCATCCTCGGTAACCCGCTGATCGCGATCACGATGATTCGCCATGACGTGACCGCAGCTCTGTTCGCCCCGGTCGAGGTGCTCATTCTCGACGACGGCGACGGCAGCAGTCTGACCTACGTCAAGCCGTCGTCGTTGATGGTCGTCGAGCCGAATCCCGAGCTGCGCAGCGCCGCCGAGGCGCTCGACGAGAAACTGGCGGCCCTGGCCGCCAAGGTCACCGGGTGA
- a CDS encoding carboxylesterase/lipase family protein, giving the protein MTVVADPSTVVYTSLGALRGTTESGVRVWRGIPYAEQPIGERRFRAPVPVQPWAGVRDAVEHGPVPPQGRSFVGGGRDDPKIRDEACLTLTVWAPETTTALPVMVWIPGGAFVYGAGQLQLYNGSRLAANGDVVVVNVTYRLGVFGGFELGDLGAGFADNLCLRDQIAALRWVQDNIAAFGGDPQRVTIFGESAGATSVLALLASPAGKGLFARAIAQSPALPLIADRATRARRAHEFVDLVGADPAAFPVLPQRVLRRAAGEMQRRSAETTPTLAYGLTYGVDLLPKHPIEAARVGEVNPVPLIIGTNSHEASMFAWSKPPMLPTTAEGIDAYFDRVAPEARDRVLAGYPDYPRRRAQVAVGSDVMFGAPTWAFADAYSPHATTHVYRFDHTTWTLRMLGLGATHGSEIVHIQHSYGSYLGRKIHPLGRRVQPAVGRRMQRTWLNFATRGVLEDWPRYDTEVRATRVIRSSRDVSVDDPDALRRAAWDGLY; this is encoded by the coding sequence GTGACCGTCGTCGCGGATCCGTCGACCGTGGTTTACACCTCCCTGGGTGCGCTGCGGGGCACCACCGAAAGCGGAGTTCGGGTTTGGCGCGGCATTCCCTACGCCGAACAACCCATTGGGGAGCGCCGGTTTCGGGCGCCCGTGCCGGTGCAGCCGTGGGCCGGGGTGCGCGATGCCGTTGAACACGGACCCGTGCCGCCGCAGGGCCGCTCATTCGTCGGCGGCGGCCGCGATGATCCGAAGATCCGGGACGAAGCTTGCCTGACGCTGACCGTGTGGGCACCCGAGACCACGACCGCGTTGCCCGTGATGGTCTGGATTCCGGGCGGTGCCTTCGTCTACGGCGCGGGACAGCTGCAGCTCTACAACGGTTCTCGGCTGGCGGCCAACGGCGACGTCGTGGTGGTCAACGTGACCTACCGGCTCGGGGTGTTCGGTGGTTTCGAACTGGGCGATCTCGGCGCCGGTTTCGCCGACAACCTGTGCCTGCGCGACCAGATCGCGGCGCTGCGCTGGGTGCAGGACAACATCGCCGCCTTCGGCGGTGACCCGCAGCGCGTCACGATCTTCGGCGAGTCCGCCGGAGCCACGTCGGTGCTGGCGCTGCTGGCGAGCCCGGCCGGCAAGGGGTTGTTCGCCCGCGCGATCGCCCAGAGCCCTGCCCTGCCGCTGATCGCCGACCGTGCCACCCGGGCCAGGCGCGCTCACGAGTTCGTCGACCTCGTCGGCGCCGACCCTGCCGCGTTCCCGGTGTTGCCGCAGCGGGTGCTGCGACGCGCCGCGGGGGAGATGCAGCGCCGCAGCGCCGAGACCACCCCGACGCTGGCCTACGGCCTGACCTACGGCGTGGACCTGTTACCGAAGCACCCGATCGAGGCGGCCCGCGTCGGCGAGGTCAACCCCGTCCCGCTGATCATCGGTACCAACAGCCATGAGGCGTCGATGTTCGCGTGGTCCAAGCCGCCGATGCTGCCGACCACCGCCGAGGGGATCGACGCCTACTTCGACCGGGTCGCGCCGGAGGCACGGGACCGGGTGCTGGCCGGCTATCCCGACTATCCCCGTCGGCGGGCGCAGGTGGCGGTGGGCTCCGATGTGATGTTCGGGGCGCCGACGTGGGCTTTCGCCGACGCTTACAGCCCACACGCCACCACGCACGTCTACCGCTTCGACCACACCACCTGGACGCTGCGGATGCTCGGGCTCGGCGCCACCCACGGCAGCGAGATCGTGCACATCCAGCACAGCTACGGCTCGTATCTGGGCCGCAAGATCCATCCGCTGGGCCGGCGGGTGCAGCCGGCTGTGGGCCGCCGGATGCAGCGCACCTGGCTGAACTTCGCCACCCGCGGCGTGCTGGAGGATTGGCCGCGCTACGACACCGAGGTGCGCGCCACCCGCGTCATCCGCTCGAGCCGCGACGTCTCCGTCGACGATCCCGATGCGCTGCGCCGGGCGGCCTGGGACGGGCTCTACTAG
- a CDS encoding SRPBCC family protein → MYPCERVDLAWIKDAPFRFSNSVDLAITPEQLFDVLADADSWPQWAKVITKVTWTSPQPYGVGTTRTVNMLGGLVGDEEFLAWEPLRYMAFRFNACSNKVVAAFAEEYTAVETPGGCRLTWTLAQKANGPARFGLILGGPLMNLSFKWFLANLRRYTDKRYT, encoded by the coding sequence ATGTATCCCTGCGAACGCGTCGATCTGGCCTGGATCAAGGATGCGCCGTTCCGCTTCTCCAACAGCGTGGACCTTGCGATCACACCCGAGCAACTGTTCGACGTCCTCGCCGACGCCGACTCCTGGCCGCAGTGGGCGAAGGTCATCACCAAAGTGACCTGGACCAGCCCCCAGCCGTACGGCGTCGGCACCACCCGCACTGTCAACATGCTCGGCGGCCTGGTGGGTGACGAAGAGTTCTTGGCATGGGAGCCGTTGCGCTACATGGCTTTTCGGTTCAACGCCTGTTCGAACAAGGTGGTGGCCGCGTTCGCCGAGGAGTACACCGCGGTGGAAACACCGGGCGGCTGCCGGTTGACGTGGACACTGGCGCAGAAGGCCAACGGGCCCGCCCGGTTCGGACTGATCCTGGGCGGGCCGCTGATGAACCTGTCGTTCAAGTGGTTTCTGGCCAACCTGCGTCGCTACACCGACAAGCGCTACACCTAG
- a CDS encoding neutral zinc metallopeptidase: MTFNEGMQIDTSTTSTGGGGRGIAIGGGLGGLVVVLLAVFLGIDPGKVTTAQQGLPPGAEQSGYDLSKCKTGADANQYVECRVVATGNSVDGVWTDLLKGYTRPKMMLFKNQVQTGCGPATSDVGPFYCPVDKTAYFDTDFFQVLTDQFGSSGGPLAQEYVVAHEYGHHVQDLLGVLGRAQQGAQGATGGSVRTELQADCYAGVWAHYAAITKQPGTDVTYLQPLTDKDIADALSAAASVGDDRIQKQATGRVNPEAWTHGSSAERQKWFTTGYQTGDPKQCDTFKARDLG; this comes from the coding sequence ATGACCTTCAACGAAGGAATGCAGATCGACACCAGCACCACCTCGACCGGTGGCGGCGGCCGTGGCATCGCGATCGGCGGCGGTCTCGGCGGCCTCGTGGTGGTGTTGCTGGCGGTGTTCCTCGGCATCGACCCGGGCAAGGTGACCACTGCGCAGCAGGGCCTGCCGCCGGGCGCCGAGCAATCGGGGTACGACCTGAGCAAGTGCAAAACCGGGGCCGACGCCAACCAATACGTCGAATGCCGCGTGGTGGCGACCGGCAACTCCGTCGACGGAGTGTGGACCGACCTGCTCAAGGGTTACACCCGGCCCAAGATGATGCTGTTCAAGAATCAGGTGCAGACCGGGTGCGGTCCGGCGACCAGTGATGTCGGCCCGTTCTACTGCCCGGTCGACAAGACCGCGTACTTCGACACTGACTTCTTCCAGGTCCTCACCGATCAATTCGGTTCCAGCGGTGGACCATTGGCACAGGAATACGTTGTGGCCCACGAGTACGGGCACCATGTGCAGGACCTGCTCGGCGTGTTGGGCCGCGCCCAGCAGGGCGCCCAGGGCGCCACCGGCGGCAGTGTGCGCACCGAACTGCAGGCCGACTGCTACGCCGGGGTGTGGGCGCATTACGCCGCGATCACCAAACAGCCCGGCACCGACGTCACCTATCTACAACCGTTGACCGATAAGGACATTGCCGACGCACTGTCGGCGGCGGCATCAGTGGGTGACGATCGGATCCAGAAGCAGGCCACCGGGCGGGTGAATCCCGAGGCGTGGACCCATGGTTCGTCGGCCGAGCGGCAGAAATGGTTCACCACCGGCTACCAGACCGGTGACCCCAAGCAGTGCGACACGTTCAAGGCTCGCGATCTGGGCTAG
- the aspS gene encoding aspartate--tRNA ligase yields MSVLRTHAAGSLRASDAGQTVTLAGWVSTRRDHGGVIFIDLRDGAGGGQGNGQSVVQVVFHDADVLAQAHRLRAEFCVAVEGVVGIRPEGNANAEIPTGEIEVNATSLTVLGESAPLPFQLDDQAGEEARLKYRYLDMRREGGPGDAIRLRSAANAAARSVLASHDFIEIETPTLTRSTPEGARDFLVPARLQPGSFYALPQSPQLFKQLLMVAGMERYYQIARCYRDEDFRADRQPEFTQLDMEMSFVDSDDVIAVAEEILAALWALIGYEVPRPIPRMTYADAMRLYGSDKPDLRFGLELVECTDYFADTPFRVFQADYVGAVVMPGGASQPRRTLDGWQEWAKQRGAKGLAYVLVGEDGELSGPVAKNLSDTEREGLAAHVAAKPGDCVFFAAGPVKASRALLGAARAEIARRLNMIDPDAWAFTWIVDPPLFEPAGDATAAGDVAVGSGAWTAVHHAFTAPKPQYLDSVDTQPGAVLADAYDIVCNGHEIGGGSIRIHRRDVQEKVFAVMGIDHAEATEKFGFLLDAFTFGAPPHGGIAFGWDRITALLFGADSIREVIAFPKSGGGVDPLTDAPAPITPQQRKESGIDFKPEKLDKP; encoded by the coding sequence TTGTCAGTGCTGCGCACTCACGCCGCCGGTTCGTTGCGGGCCTCCGACGCCGGACAGACGGTCACACTGGCCGGCTGGGTGTCCACCAGGCGCGACCACGGCGGCGTCATCTTCATTGATCTGCGCGACGGGGCTGGTGGTGGGCAAGGGAATGGACAGAGCGTCGTGCAGGTGGTGTTCCACGACGCCGACGTGCTGGCGCAGGCCCACCGGCTGCGCGCCGAGTTCTGTGTCGCCGTCGAAGGCGTGGTTGGTATCCGCCCCGAGGGCAACGCCAACGCCGAGATCCCCACCGGTGAGATCGAAGTCAACGCGACATCGTTGACGGTGCTGGGGGAGAGCGCCCCGCTGCCCTTCCAGCTCGACGACCAGGCTGGCGAAGAAGCCCGGCTGAAGTACCGCTATCTGGACATGCGCCGCGAGGGCGGCCCGGGCGACGCAATCCGCTTGCGGTCGGCGGCGAACGCGGCGGCACGCTCGGTGCTGGCGTCGCATGATTTCATCGAGATCGAGACCCCCACGCTGACCCGTTCGACCCCCGAGGGTGCCCGCGACTTTCTGGTGCCCGCGAGGCTGCAGCCCGGCTCGTTCTATGCGCTGCCGCAGAGCCCGCAGCTGTTCAAGCAGTTGCTGATGGTCGCTGGCATGGAGCGCTACTACCAGATCGCGCGCTGCTACCGCGACGAAGATTTCCGCGCCGACCGCCAGCCGGAGTTCACTCAGCTCGACATGGAGATGAGCTTCGTGGACTCCGACGACGTGATCGCGGTGGCCGAGGAGATCCTCGCGGCGCTCTGGGCGCTGATCGGATACGAAGTGCCGCGGCCCATTCCGCGCATGACCTACGCCGACGCGATGCGGCTCTACGGCTCGGACAAGCCGGACCTGCGGTTCGGGCTCGAACTCGTCGAGTGCACGGACTATTTCGCCGACACCCCGTTCCGGGTGTTCCAGGCCGATTACGTCGGTGCGGTGGTGATGCCCGGTGGTGCCTCGCAACCTCGACGCACCCTCGACGGCTGGCAGGAATGGGCCAAGCAGCGCGGCGCCAAGGGTCTGGCCTACGTACTGGTCGGTGAGGACGGCGAATTGTCCGGCCCGGTGGCCAAGAACCTCTCCGACACCGAGCGCGAGGGGCTGGCCGCCCATGTCGCGGCGAAGCCAGGAGACTGTGTGTTCTTCGCGGCGGGCCCGGTCAAGGCCTCTCGGGCGTTGCTCGGCGCCGCCCGGGCCGAGATCGCCCGCCGCCTGAACATGATCGACCCGGACGCCTGGGCGTTCACCTGGATCGTCGATCCGCCGTTGTTCGAGCCGGCCGGCGATGCCACCGCCGCCGGTGATGTCGCGGTGGGGTCCGGAGCCTGGACCGCCGTGCACCACGCGTTCACCGCACCCAAGCCGCAATACCTGGATTCGGTGGACACCCAACCCGGCGCGGTGCTGGCCGACGCTTACGACATCGTGTGTAACGGCCACGAGATCGGCGGCGGCTCGATTCGTATCCACCGCCGCGACGTCCAGGAGAAGGTGTTCGCGGTGATGGGTATCGACCACGCCGAGGCGACCGAGAAGTTCGGATTCTTGTTGGACGCGTTCACTTTTGGTGCGCCACCACACGGCGGTATCGCGTTCGGCTGGGACCGCATCACAGCGCTGCTGTTCGGCGCTGACTCGATCCGCGAGGTGATCGCGTTCCCGAAGTCCGGCGGCGGTGTCGACCCGCTGACCGATGCGCCTGCCCCGATCACGCCGCAACAACGCAAAGAATCCGGAATAGATTTCAAGCCGGAGAAGCTGGACAAGCCATGA
- a CDS encoding nitroreductase family deazaflavin-dependent oxidoreductase, translated as MTETPDFASLNEFNKNIVEEFRANAGVVGGPFEGRPLLLLHTTGAKSGQPRLAPLAYFHVDGKLIIIGSKAGADTNPDWVHNLRANPRAHIEIGTDAYDVVAREFSREERDEAYPKVVAEAPGFGEYQSKTSRVIPLFELARA; from the coding sequence ATGACCGAAACCCCTGACTTTGCGTCGCTGAACGAGTTCAACAAGAACATCGTCGAGGAATTCCGGGCCAACGCCGGAGTCGTCGGCGGACCGTTCGAAGGGCGCCCGCTGCTGCTGCTGCACACCACCGGTGCGAAATCCGGCCAGCCGCGGCTGGCGCCGCTGGCGTACTTCCACGTCGACGGCAAGCTGATCATCATCGGCTCCAAGGCCGGCGCCGACACCAATCCGGACTGGGTGCACAATCTGCGGGCCAACCCGCGGGCGCACATCGAGATCGGCACCGATGCCTACGACGTGGTCGCTCGTGAATTCTCGCGCGAGGAACGCGACGAGGCCTACCCGAAGGTCGTGGCCGAGGCTCCCGGGTTCGGGGAATACCAGTCCAAGACCAGCCGGGTCATCCCACTGTTCGAACTCGCCCGGGCGTAG
- a CDS encoding acyl-CoA thioesterase II, giving the protein MTDTVGNHWTVARLLELFDVEAESQDRYIAPTGIADADERQVVEGTQVLAQVIVAAAKRFGGKSIRSVHSVFARAVLVGPPVILDIDVVSEGRSTASAIITASQNDKRCMTFTVLADVPTPDVIRHHLPRPEVAGPADANVCEMPMGGRQVKLVDVIDINSPDEVGPPEVYAWLHYDPIPSRDELAKALVAYFTGHLGISTTMRAHEGIGTAQSHFTVSTAPMTVTVSFHEPVSWSGWLLYTHESTQVGAGMSYIRGAVHTEEGELIASFTQDALIRPLRTTDNAIAAEARI; this is encoded by the coding sequence ATGACGGACACCGTTGGAAACCACTGGACAGTGGCGCGCCTGCTTGAACTCTTCGACGTCGAAGCCGAGAGCCAGGACCGCTACATCGCTCCGACCGGTATTGCCGACGCCGACGAGCGGCAGGTCGTCGAGGGCACCCAGGTGCTCGCGCAGGTGATCGTCGCGGCAGCAAAGCGCTTCGGCGGCAAGTCGATTCGCTCGGTGCACAGTGTGTTCGCCCGCGCGGTCCTGGTGGGTCCGCCGGTCATCCTGGACATCGACGTCGTCTCCGAGGGGCGCTCCACGGCGTCGGCGATCATCACCGCGTCGCAGAACGACAAGCGCTGCATGACGTTCACGGTGCTGGCCGACGTGCCTACCCCCGACGTGATCCGCCACCACCTGCCGCGCCCCGAGGTGGCCGGCCCGGCCGATGCCAACGTCTGCGAAATGCCCATGGGCGGACGGCAGGTCAAGCTCGTCGACGTCATCGACATCAACAGCCCCGACGAGGTCGGGCCGCCGGAGGTCTACGCCTGGCTGCACTACGATCCGATCCCGTCGCGCGACGAGCTGGCCAAGGCTCTGGTCGCCTACTTCACCGGCCATCTCGGCATCTCGACGACGATGCGTGCGCACGAAGGCATCGGCACGGCCCAGTCGCACTTCACCGTGTCGACCGCGCCGATGACCGTCACGGTGAGCTTCCACGAACCGGTCAGCTGGAGCGGCTGGCTGCTCTACACCCACGAGAGCACGCAGGTCGGCGCCGGCATGTCGTACATCCGCGGCGCGGTGCACACCGAGGAGGGCGAGCTGATCGCGTCGTTCACTCAGGATGCGTTGATCCGGCCGCTGCGGACGACCGACAACGCCATCGCCGCGGAAGCACGGATCTAG
- a CDS encoding pyridoxamine 5'-phosphate oxidase family protein: MTIETLTREDLSFLACPLYGFFSTAAGAVPPQPRPVWFEATTSGHVELFTGADTPKVRQLRWDSRASLVVAAPVGERERWLSVAGPTTLVSDGAWELVERLAARYWDLDDPIRAQDLAQMRDEEWLRVIIEPETVRRYAM; encoded by the coding sequence ATGACCATCGAAACGCTGACAAGGGAAGACCTGTCGTTTCTCGCGTGTCCGCTCTACGGATTCTTCTCGACCGCCGCCGGGGCGGTACCGCCGCAGCCCCGGCCGGTGTGGTTCGAGGCGACCACAAGCGGTCACGTCGAACTCTTCACCGGGGCTGACACCCCGAAAGTGCGTCAGCTGCGCTGGGATTCGCGCGCATCCCTGGTGGTGGCCGCGCCGGTTGGCGAGCGAGAACGCTGGCTGTCGGTGGCCGGTCCGACAACTCTGGTCTCCGACGGTGCCTGGGAACTCGTTGAGCGTTTGGCTGCCCGATACTGGGATCTCGACGATCCCATCCGGGCTCAGGATCTGGCGCAGATGCGCGACGAGGAATGGCTGCGAGTCATCATCGAACCGGAAACCGTGCGCCGCTACGCGATGTGA
- a CDS encoding TetR/AcrR family transcriptional regulator encodes MAKANERSPEAVRADPDSRESRFMRSALSILAETGRTDFTVLEVVERSKTSLRSFYQHFSTKDELLLALIDTIMAESTKHWRKETDDLPAAEAMRVLIDRICTPAESTKQDSINRGLTYYNDHLAESLPTEYSRVLSPLHQLIGDILNRGISEGTFRPDLQAETTAALIMQAVLGAMRLRSLGAELNGVPIDGAHIYDFCVRGLLP; translated from the coding sequence ATGGCCAAGGCCAACGAACGATCACCCGAGGCGGTGCGCGCCGATCCCGACTCCAGGGAGAGCCGCTTCATGCGCTCGGCGCTGTCGATCCTGGCCGAGACGGGCCGTACGGACTTCACCGTCCTCGAGGTCGTCGAGCGCTCGAAGACATCGCTACGCTCGTTCTACCAGCACTTTTCCACCAAGGATGAGCTGCTGCTGGCGTTGATCGACACGATCATGGCGGAGTCGACCAAGCACTGGCGCAAAGAGACCGACGACCTGCCTGCCGCCGAGGCGATGCGGGTGCTGATCGATCGGATCTGCACGCCGGCCGAATCCACCAAGCAGGACAGCATCAACCGCGGCCTGACCTACTACAACGATCACCTCGCCGAGTCGCTGCCCACGGAGTACTCCCGGGTGCTCTCGCCGCTGCACCAGCTGATCGGCGACATCCTGAACCGCGGAATCTCCGAAGGGACGTTCCGACCCGACCTTCAGGCAGAGACCACAGCCGCGCTCATCATGCAGGCGGTGCTCGGCGCGATGCGGTTGCGCAGCCTCGGCGCCGAACTCAACGGCGTGCCCATCGACGGGGCGCACATTTACGACTTCTGCGTGCGCGGCCTGCTGCCCTGA
- a CDS encoding DUF427 domain-containing protein, translating into MSLVAGRGPLGPNRAGWFSTPVADPIVYVEPHPRRVQAVRGGQTVIDTENALLVHRAGAALSYAFPVGETADLPTESEPEAPGYVRVPWDAVDTWLEEGRTLVHYPPNPYHRVDCRPTRRRLRVTVAGEVLVDTEDTVIVFETALAPRLYVEAAHVRTDLLRRTDTSSYCNYKGYATYWAAGDVDDIAWSYDDPLPETQPIRGYFSFDPDRCDVSAELPRVG; encoded by the coding sequence ATGAGTCTGGTCGCCGGCCGCGGCCCGCTCGGCCCGAACCGGGCCGGCTGGTTCTCCACGCCGGTGGCCGACCCGATCGTCTACGTCGAACCGCATCCGCGTCGGGTGCAGGCGGTGCGCGGCGGCCAGACCGTCATCGACACCGAGAACGCGCTGCTAGTGCACCGGGCCGGCGCAGCGCTGAGCTACGCCTTCCCGGTTGGCGAAACAGCCGATCTGCCAACCGAGTCCGAGCCGGAGGCGCCCGGCTATGTGCGGGTGCCCTGGGATGCCGTCGACACCTGGTTGGAGGAGGGGCGCACCCTGGTGCATTATCCGCCCAACCCGTACCACCGGGTGGACTGCCGCCCCACTCGGCGGCGTCTTCGGGTCACGGTTGCCGGTGAGGTGCTGGTCGACACCGAAGACACCGTGATCGTGTTCGAAACCGCTCTGGCGCCAAGGCTTTATGTCGAGGCGGCGCATGTACGCACCGACCTGTTGCGGCGAACGGACACCTCGAGCTACTGCAATTACAAAGGGTATGCGACATACTGGGCCGCCGGTGATGTCGACGACATCGCCTGGAGTTATGACGATCCACTACCCGAAACCCAGCCCATCAGAGGCTATTTCAGCTTCGACCCGGACCGCTGCGATGTGAGCGCCGAGCTGCCCCGAGTCGGTTAG
- a CDS encoding MBL fold metallo-hydrolase: MDRIQVTPVLTMLRIGGWQSYLVDDGTGRLLIDTGAPEGSADLLSACGTPDLVILTHHHVDHCGAAAAVHEHTGAPIAAGAGDAEVIRGGLVAPAPNFEDWELPIHQRVAAGLPPAAPAAPVAIELRGSQVLDVVGGAHIIAAPGHTDGSIAVHLVSHGILFTGDTVANVGEVTLGVFNRDRKRTAESFRMLAEIDFDTACFGHGDPIADGAAQLLRDAAARVG, translated from the coding sequence ATGGACCGCATCCAGGTGACACCGGTGTTGACGATGTTGCGCATCGGCGGCTGGCAGTCGTACCTCGTTGACGACGGGACCGGACGGCTGCTGATCGACACCGGCGCGCCCGAGGGCAGTGCTGACCTACTTTCGGCGTGCGGGACACCGGATTTGGTGATCCTCACCCACCACCACGTCGACCACTGCGGGGCGGCCGCCGCGGTGCACGAACACACCGGTGCGCCGATCGCCGCCGGAGCCGGCGATGCCGAGGTCATCCGCGGCGGACTGGTCGCGCCTGCACCGAACTTCGAGGACTGGGAACTACCGATCCACCAGCGTGTGGCGGCCGGTCTGCCGCCGGCAGCGCCGGCCGCACCGGTTGCGATCGAACTGCGCGGATCGCAGGTCCTCGACGTCGTCGGCGGTGCCCATATCATCGCGGCGCCCGGCCACACCGACGGCAGCATTGCCGTCCACCTCGTCTCACACGGCATCCTGTTCACCGGCGACACCGTGGCCAACGTGGGTGAAGTGACACTCGGGGTGTTCAACCGGGACCGAAAGCGCACCGCCGAGTCGTTCCGTATGCTCGCCGAAATCGATTTCGATACAGCCTGTTTCGGGCACGGAGACCCGATCGCCGACGGCGCGGCACAGCTCCTGCGTGACGCGGCCGCGCGGGTCGGCTAA
- a CDS encoding amidohydrolase family protein, with amino-acid sequence MPSRELPYPVFDADNHFYEPKEALTQFLPDNRKGVIDYIDVHGRTKIVVRNTISDYIPNPTFEVVARPGAQEEYFKHGSGGKSFREIMGKPMKAIPAFRNPEARLEVLDGLGLDYTIMFPTLASLVEERLKDDPDLILDIIHALNQWMYETWQFNYEGRIFSTPVIDLAVVDRALEELEWCLERGAKTVLVRPAPVPGYRGTRSLGLPEFDPFWDACVKAGIPVCMHASDSGYAAYLNDWEPADEFLPFKPTAFRMVSMGKRPIEDTMAALVCHGALTRNPDLRILSIENGASWVPYLFYQFKDVYSKMPQEFPEDPIEAFKRAVYVAPFWEDDFKKMSELCGVDRIIFGSDWPHPEGLADPINLVDDLAAQGLTEEEQRKVMGGNLVDLFKVPNESVHKPDVPALVIA; translated from the coding sequence ATGCCCTCGCGCGAGCTTCCCTATCCGGTATTCGACGCCGACAATCACTTCTACGAGCCGAAGGAAGCGCTGACGCAATTCCTGCCGGACAACCGCAAGGGCGTCATCGACTACATCGACGTCCACGGCCGTACCAAGATCGTCGTGCGCAACACGATCAGCGACTACATCCCCAACCCGACCTTCGAGGTCGTCGCCCGCCCCGGGGCGCAGGAGGAATACTTCAAACACGGCAGCGGCGGCAAGAGCTTCCGCGAGATCATGGGCAAGCCGATGAAGGCCATCCCCGCCTTCCGAAACCCCGAGGCTCGTCTCGAGGTGCTCGACGGGCTGGGCCTGGACTACACGATCATGTTCCCGACGCTGGCCAGCCTGGTCGAGGAGCGGCTCAAGGACGATCCCGACCTGATCCTGGACATCATCCACGCGCTGAACCAGTGGATGTACGAGACGTGGCAGTTCAACTACGAAGGCCGGATCTTCTCGACCCCGGTCATCGACCTGGCCGTCGTCGATCGGGCTCTGGAAGAACTCGAATGGTGCCTGGAACGCGGCGCCAAGACGGTGCTCGTCCGGCCGGCTCCGGTGCCGGGCTACCGCGGCACCCGCTCGCTCGGCCTGCCCGAGTTCGATCCGTTCTGGGACGCGTGCGTCAAGGCCGGCATCCCGGTGTGCATGCACGCCTCCGACAGCGGCTACGCCGCCTACCTCAACGACTGGGAGCCCGCCGACGAGTTCCTGCCGTTCAAGCCGACGGCGTTCCGGATGGTATCGATGGGCAAGCGGCCGATCGAGGACACCATGGCGGCACTGGTGTGCCACGGAGCGCTGACCCGCAACCCGGATCTGCGCATCCTGTCGATCGAAAACGGCGCATCCTGGGTGCCGTACCTGTTCTACCAGTTCAAGGACGTCTACTCGAAGATGCCGCAGGAATTCCCCGAGGACCCGATCGAGGCGTTCAAGCGGGCCGTCTACGTGGCGCCGTTCTGGGAGGACGACTTCAAGAAGATGTCGGAGCTGTGCGGTGTCGACCGCATCATCTTCGGCTCGGACTGGCCGCATCCCGAAGGCCTGGCCGATCCGATCAACCTCGTCGACGACCTGGCGGCCCAGGGGTTGACCGAGGAGGAGCAGCGAAAGGTCATGGGCGGCAACCTGGTCGACCTGTTCAAGGTGCCCAACGAGTCAGTCCACAAGCCCGACGTTCCCGCGCTCGTCATCGCATGA